One window from the genome of Paraconexibacter algicola encodes:
- a CDS encoding ExeM/NucH family extracellular endonuclease, with the protein MIPKSLVPAVLCCLAALPATAVADTTAHSLASGPLSQDWSNAGLITVDDNWSGVPAIQGFRGDDVVTATGVDPRTATADSTVLDVNANQTAPNTFSTGGVTEFAIANPTIALAGSGTADAPGIVARVDATGRKDVTVSFNARDIDGSADDAVQSIAVQYRLGTTGAFTRTGMAATDGYVADASTGGTATQVTPVTVTLPDATDGQASLDIRILTTNANGNDEWIGIDDLTVGSTAATVDPEPTPTPTPTPTPTPTPTPEPPTVRPIAEIQGTGATSPLDGQTVTTEGVVTASYPTGGLNGFYLQTPGTPDTPGASDAIFVYGGPSGFATSPAVGDPVRVTGTVGEFNTVTQITATSVAAAPSVTGTVTPKTTVPGTDCVLPGTDCLAGTALDAAREPHEGELFQPTADWTVTDSYDGSPFPSTSSNFFGEIGLAAGSDRALVQPTEVHDAQTESALVTARTRYNDAHRIVLDDGATVNYTTQTGQPYPWLTPTNTVRVGAAVTFPKPVVLTYGFGTWRVLPQSQAQGASTDKVAFEQDRPAAPAAVGGDIRLATFNVLNFFPTTGEEFVSSGLGSCTYFTDRAGQRTTTRDCGASGPRGAANDANLARQRDKIVDAIGKLGADVVALEEIENSVKFGKPRDFALDALVTALNAAQGAGTWAAVPSPPAAELPDLAEQDVIRPAFIYKPAKVALVGASKVLTGSAAFANAREPLGQVFKAVGRPDSQGYLVVANHFKSKGSGADDGTGQGLANPDRVAQAQALVTFADDLKTARGVDRVFLTGDFNAYSKEDPIQVLEDAGYDALEADDPTRESYNFGGLDGSLDHVLANAAAKTDVAGVDVWQINANESVFYEYSRFNANVTNLYDAGPYRSSDHNPEVVGIDLPARPPVEVQILGTNDFHGRLVDDPQSTAAGAAVLSGAVKQLRAQNPNTVFAAAGDLIGATTFDSFIDQDKPTIDALNEAGLEVSAVGNHEFDQGYDDLVNRVMNLNAAKGGARWKYLGANVRFKASNSRALEGTWIKEMDGVQVGFVGAVTEHLDELVSPAGIADIKVTDIVQETNVAAADLKTAGADVVVLLVHEGAPSTACETMASDPASDFARIITGVSDDVDAIVSGHTHLAYDCSFPVPGWAARPVTTRPVVSAGQYGSNLNKLTFTVDPGTGIVQARSQSILRLKATNAGPANYPVDGPTKTIVDAAVANAEVLGAQVLGRIGAPFNRAKLSTAAENRGGESSLGNLVAEVQRWATRNAESGSAQLAFMNPGGLRADLVGVTGALPRDVTFRQAATVQPFANTLVNMDLTGAQIKAALEQQWQPAGASRPFLKLGISKALTYTYDAALPQGSRITGIRVDGVPVTPTQTFSVTVNSFLASGGDNFSAFAGGTGKQDTGRTDLQAMVDYFAAMASGVQPPLALDASQRAVGVRFPSGAPSSYAPGATVAFSLSSLSMSTADDAKDANVTVKLGSATLGTFPVTTTAGTTPDDEIGTASVSVTVPANAPAGPAELVVEGATTGTRAVVPITVARRQAVTATGASVVWGQTLAIPVTVDGNAGTPTGTVELRDGTTRLVDGTLGAGGTATLTLPARSLDPGTRTVTVAYGGGGVYDAQTTTITVTVTKAPATVSAPTTAVPFGQNGTVVVTVSTPAGTTPTGTVRILRGAAELGSAPLGSDGRATVPVASSGLASGPSELTARYDGSTFLQDASSTFTYTVGAAPTPDPDPTPQPTPTPVTPGPTPGTPTPTPGTPGTGTTPTTPQPTPGPGTTPQPPVSGQGPAACVGNRRVTVTLRPKKGQKLRSGTATFRGRAVTLRKRGRVLVATIDLRGLREATYTVRLVGRTTTGRRVTATVRVKSCVRTAR; encoded by the coding sequence GTGATCCCCAAGTCGCTGGTCCCCGCCGTCCTCTGCTGCCTCGCCGCGCTCCCGGCGACCGCTGTGGCCGACACCACGGCCCACTCGCTCGCGTCCGGTCCGCTGAGCCAGGACTGGTCCAACGCCGGCCTCATCACGGTGGACGACAACTGGAGCGGCGTGCCCGCGATCCAGGGCTTCCGCGGCGACGACGTGGTCACCGCGACCGGCGTCGACCCCCGCACGGCGACCGCCGACTCGACCGTCCTGGACGTCAACGCCAACCAGACCGCGCCGAACACCTTCTCCACCGGTGGCGTGACCGAGTTCGCGATCGCCAACCCGACGATCGCGCTCGCCGGCTCGGGGACCGCCGACGCGCCCGGCATCGTCGCGCGGGTCGACGCGACCGGCCGCAAGGACGTGACGGTCAGCTTCAACGCCCGTGACATCGACGGCTCGGCCGACGACGCCGTGCAGTCCATCGCCGTCCAGTACCGCCTGGGCACGACGGGCGCCTTCACCCGCACGGGGATGGCCGCCACCGACGGCTACGTCGCCGACGCGAGCACCGGCGGCACGGCGACCCAGGTCACGCCCGTCACCGTCACGCTGCCCGACGCCACCGACGGGCAGGCGTCCCTCGACATCCGCATCCTCACCACCAACGCGAACGGCAACGACGAGTGGATCGGCATCGACGACCTCACGGTCGGCTCGACCGCCGCGACCGTCGACCCGGAGCCCACGCCGACCCCCACGCCGACGCCGACCCCCACGCCGACCCCGACGCCCGAGCCGCCGACGGTGCGGCCGATCGCCGAGATCCAGGGGACCGGGGCGACCAGCCCGCTCGACGGCCAGACCGTCACCACCGAGGGCGTCGTCACCGCCTCCTACCCGACCGGTGGCCTCAACGGCTTCTATCTCCAGACCCCGGGCACCCCGGACACCCCGGGCGCCTCCGACGCGATCTTCGTCTACGGCGGACCCAGCGGGTTCGCGACGTCACCGGCGGTCGGGGACCCCGTCCGCGTCACCGGCACGGTCGGCGAGTTCAACACCGTCACCCAGATCACCGCCACGAGCGTCGCCGCCGCCCCGTCGGTCACCGGCACCGTGACGCCCAAGACGACCGTTCCGGGCACCGACTGCGTCCTCCCGGGCACCGACTGCCTCGCCGGCACCGCGCTCGACGCCGCCCGCGAGCCGCACGAGGGCGAGCTGTTCCAGCCGACCGCCGACTGGACCGTCACCGACTCCTACGACGGCTCGCCGTTCCCGAGCACCTCCTCGAACTTCTTCGGCGAGATCGGCCTGGCGGCCGGCAGCGACCGCGCGCTCGTGCAGCCCACCGAGGTCCACGACGCCCAGACCGAGTCCGCGCTCGTCACCGCCCGCACCCGCTACAACGACGCCCACCGCATCGTGCTGGACGACGGCGCGACCGTGAACTACACGACGCAGACCGGCCAGCCGTACCCGTGGCTGACCCCGACGAACACCGTGCGCGTCGGCGCCGCCGTCACGTTCCCCAAGCCGGTCGTCCTCACCTACGGCTTCGGCACCTGGCGGGTGCTCCCGCAGTCCCAGGCGCAGGGCGCGTCGACCGACAAGGTCGCCTTCGAGCAGGACCGCCCGGCCGCCCCCGCCGCGGTCGGCGGGGACATCCGCCTGGCCACCTTCAACGTCCTGAACTTCTTCCCGACCACCGGCGAGGAGTTCGTCTCCTCGGGCCTCGGGAGCTGCACGTACTTCACCGACCGGGCCGGGCAGCGCACGACGACCCGTGACTGCGGCGCCAGCGGCCCGCGCGGCGCGGCCAACGACGCCAACCTCGCCCGGCAGCGCGACAAGATCGTCGACGCGATCGGCAAGCTCGGCGCGGACGTCGTCGCGCTCGAGGAGATCGAGAACTCCGTGAAGTTCGGCAAGCCGCGCGACTTCGCGCTCGACGCGCTCGTGACCGCGCTGAACGCCGCGCAGGGCGCCGGCACCTGGGCGGCCGTCCCGTCCCCGCCCGCGGCGGAGCTGCCCGACCTCGCCGAGCAGGACGTCATCCGGCCGGCGTTCATCTACAAGCCCGCGAAGGTCGCGCTCGTCGGCGCCTCGAAGGTCCTGACCGGCAGCGCCGCGTTCGCCAACGCGCGGGAGCCGCTCGGCCAGGTCTTCAAGGCGGTCGGGCGCCCCGACAGCCAGGGCTACCTCGTCGTCGCCAACCACTTCAAGTCCAAGGGCTCCGGGGCCGACGACGGCACCGGCCAGGGGCTCGCCAACCCCGACCGCGTCGCGCAGGCCCAGGCGCTCGTGACCTTCGCCGACGACCTCAAGACCGCGCGCGGCGTCGACCGCGTCTTCCTCACCGGCGACTTCAACGCGTACTCCAAGGAGGACCCGATCCAGGTCCTCGAGGACGCCGGCTACGACGCCCTGGAGGCCGACGACCCGACCCGCGAGAGCTACAACTTCGGGGGCCTCGACGGGTCGCTGGACCACGTGCTCGCCAACGCGGCCGCGAAGACCGACGTCGCCGGTGTCGACGTCTGGCAGATCAACGCCAACGAGTCCGTCTTCTACGAGTACAGCCGCTTCAACGCCAACGTCACGAACCTCTACGACGCGGGGCCCTACCGCTCCTCCGACCACAACCCGGAGGTCGTCGGCATCGACCTGCCGGCACGTCCGCCGGTCGAGGTCCAGATCCTCGGGACCAACGACTTCCACGGCCGCCTGGTCGACGACCCGCAGTCGACCGCGGCGGGCGCAGCGGTCCTCTCCGGGGCGGTCAAGCAGCTCCGCGCGCAGAACCCCAACACGGTCTTCGCCGCGGCGGGTGACCTCATCGGCGCGACGACCTTCGACTCGTTCATCGACCAGGACAAGCCGACGATCGACGCGCTGAACGAGGCCGGTCTCGAGGTCTCGGCGGTCGGCAACCACGAGTTCGACCAGGGCTACGACGACCTCGTGAACCGTGTCATGAACCTGAACGCCGCGAAGGGCGGTGCCCGCTGGAAGTACCTCGGCGCGAACGTCCGCTTCAAGGCCTCCAACTCCCGGGCACTCGAGGGCACGTGGATCAAGGAGATGGACGGGGTGCAGGTCGGCTTCGTCGGCGCGGTGACCGAGCACCTCGACGAGCTCGTCTCGCCCGCCGGGATCGCGGACATCAAGGTCACCGACATCGTCCAGGAGACCAACGTCGCCGCCGCGGACCTGAAGACCGCCGGCGCCGACGTCGTCGTCCTGCTCGTCCACGAGGGCGCGCCGAGCACCGCCTGCGAGACCATGGCCAGCGATCCGGCCTCCGACTTCGCGCGGATCATCACCGGGGTCAGCGACGACGTGGACGCGATCGTTTCGGGCCACACGCACCTGGCCTACGACTGCTCCTTCCCGGTCCCCGGCTGGGCCGCCCGCCCGGTCACGACGCGGCCCGTGGTCTCCGCGGGCCAGTACGGCTCGAACCTCAACAAGCTCACCTTCACGGTCGACCCCGGGACGGGCATCGTGCAGGCGCGGAGCCAGTCGATCCTGCGCCTGAAGGCGACCAACGCCGGCCCGGCCAACTACCCGGTCGACGGCCCGACGAAGACGATCGTCGACGCGGCGGTCGCCAACGCCGAGGTGCTCGGCGCGCAGGTACTCGGTCGGATCGGAGCGCCGTTCAACCGCGCCAAGCTCTCGACCGCCGCGGAGAACCGCGGAGGCGAGTCGAGCCTGGGCAACCTCGTCGCCGAGGTGCAGCGCTGGGCGACCCGCAACGCCGAGTCCGGCTCGGCGCAGCTCGCGTTCATGAACCCGGGTGGTCTGCGCGCCGACCTGGTCGGCGTCACCGGCGCCCTGCCGCGCGACGTCACGTTCCGCCAGGCGGCGACCGTGCAGCCGTTCGCCAACACCCTGGTGAACATGGACCTCACCGGCGCCCAGATCAAGGCGGCGCTCGAGCAGCAGTGGCAGCCGGCCGGGGCGTCGCGTCCCTTCCTGAAGCTCGGGATCTCCAAGGCGCTGACCTACACGTACGACGCGGCGCTGCCGCAGGGGTCCCGGATCACGGGCATCCGGGTCGATGGCGTCCCGGTCACGCCGACACAGACGTTCTCGGTGACCGTCAACTCCTTCCTCGCCAGCGGCGGTGACAACTTCAGCGCGTTCGCCGGCGGCACCGGCAAGCAGGACACCGGCCGGACGGACCTGCAGGCGATGGTCGACTACTTCGCCGCGATGGCCAGCGGCGTGCAGCCGCCGCTGGCGCTCGACGCGTCGCAGCGCGCTGTCGGCGTGCGGTTCCCGAGCGGGGCGCCCTCGTCCTACGCGCCGGGTGCGACGGTCGCGTTCTCGCTGAGCTCGCTCTCGATGTCGACGGCCGACGACGCGAAGGACGCGAACGTCACGGTCAAGCTCGGCAGCGCGACGCTCGGGACCTTCCCGGTGACCACCACCGCCGGGACGACGCCGGACGACGAGATCGGGACGGCGAGCGTCAGCGTGACCGTCCCGGCGAACGCGCCCGCCGGCCCGGCCGAGCTCGTCGTCGAGGGCGCCACGACGGGCACCCGGGCGGTCGTGCCGATCACCGTCGCCCGCCGCCAGGCGGTCACCGCCACGGGCGCAAGCGTCGTCTGGGGCCAGACGCTCGCCATCCCGGTCACCGTCGACGGCAACGCGGGGACCCCGACGGGCACCGTGGAGCTGCGGGACGGCACCACGCGGTTGGTCGACGGCACCCTGGGCGCCGGCGGCACCGCGACGCTGACGCTCCCCGCCCGCTCGCTCGACCCGGGCACGCGGACGGTGACCGTCGCCTACGGCGGAGGCGGCGTCTACGACGCGCAGACGACCACGATCACCGTGACCGTCACGAAGGCCCCGGCCACGGTGTCCGCGCCCACGACCGCGGTGCCGTTCGGCCAGAACGGGACCGTCGTCGTCACCGTCAGCACGCCGGCCGGCACGACGCCGACCGGCACCGTGCGGATCCTGCGCGGGGCAGCCGAGCTGGGCAGCGCCCCGCTTGGATCCGACGGCCGCGCCACGGTGCCGGTGGCCTCCTCGGGGCTCGCCTCCGGACCGAGCGAGCTGACCGCGAGGTACGACGGGAGCACGTTCCTGCAGGACGCGTCCTCGACGTTCACGTACACGGTCGGCGCGGCCCCGACCCCGGACCCCGATCCGACACCGCAGCCGACCCCGACGCCCGTGACCCCCGGGCCGACGCCCGGCACCCCGACCCCGACCCCGGGCACCCCCGGCACGGGCACGACGCCGACGACCCCGCAGCCGACCCCCGGCCCGGGCACCACGCCCCAGCCGCCGGTGAGCGGCCAGGGACCGGCGGCGTGCGTCGGCAACCGCCGCGTCACCGTCACGCTGCGCCCGAAGAAGGGCCAGAAGCTGCGGTCGGGCACCGCGACGTTCCGCGGCCGGGCGGTCACGCTCCGCAAGCGCGGGCGCGTCCTCGTCGCCACGATCGACCTGCGGGGCCTGCGCGAGGCGACCTACACGGTGCGGCTCGTCGGTCGCACCACGACCGGCCGCCGCGTCACGGCGACGGTCCGCGTCAAGAGCTGCGTGCGGACCGCGCGCTGA
- a CDS encoding DUF4333 domain-containing protein — MRHCFVLGVVVLLLAGCGGDDEAPPATTAAAPPATLLDTARVEQEIRRSIRRQRDVAATVTCPREVRQARGVNFVCSARTAEGETPFAVVQTDDAGTVTYTAAQPAPAP, encoded by the coding sequence ATGCGCCACTGCTTCGTCCTCGGGGTCGTCGTCCTGCTGCTCGCCGGGTGCGGGGGCGACGACGAGGCCCCACCGGCGACGACCGCCGCGGCCCCGCCCGCCACGCTCCTGGACACCGCGCGCGTCGAGCAGGAGATCCGCCGCAGCATCCGCCGACAGCGCGACGTCGCCGCGACGGTCACCTGCCCGCGCGAGGTGCGGCAGGCCCGCGGCGTGAACTTCGTCTGCAGCGCCCGCACCGCCGAGGGCGAGACGCCGTTCGCCGTGGTGCAGACCGATGACGCCGGGACCGTGACCTACACGGCGGCACAGCCCGCCCCGGCCCCGTGA
- a CDS encoding TetR/AcrR family transcriptional regulator: MPASAPNATRETLVEHGLAALLEVTPAQLVSAVGLKDVARRAGVGVTTIYHHFGNVEGFANAIVARVFDPDAFPSAGIADLIGEITAGRFPFEEAKVLHGSDLERLSHDPELRLRLGLWAFGGPGVQEAYRSFLRATEEPLQAQCAAMFAAWEREPQPPFDLASYVAAQVALTVGASVRHIVDPERMDADRFARAGAALTTALTRTSGDPRTLDDRLAEINYYPLHAARARSGTPRQQASRTRLLEAAAMLFARDGHEETTVPKIAKQARVSTSTAYALFSSVEDVAVALLQHQAADHLGPSGVAPSDPLAALLHVVRRVAAFFTPRVGFLAPYGQRLLVGRVAKDDAIVSVLTDAVFTAQEQGVVRADVEVARATLVLGGALVGAVLTRPARGADGAVEEFRALLLPGLLSPQGLRELLTASD, from the coding sequence GTGCCCGCGTCCGCCCCGAACGCGACCCGCGAGACGCTCGTCGAGCACGGCCTCGCGGCCCTCCTCGAGGTCACCCCCGCACAGCTGGTCTCCGCGGTCGGACTCAAGGACGTCGCGCGCCGTGCCGGGGTCGGCGTGACGACGATCTACCACCACTTCGGCAACGTCGAGGGCTTCGCGAACGCGATCGTCGCCCGGGTCTTCGACCCCGACGCGTTCCCGAGCGCGGGGATCGCGGACCTCATCGGCGAGATCACCGCCGGTCGCTTCCCCTTCGAGGAGGCGAAGGTCCTGCACGGCTCGGATCTCGAGCGACTCTCGCACGACCCGGAGCTGCGCCTGCGGCTGGGGCTGTGGGCGTTCGGCGGCCCAGGCGTCCAAGAGGCGTACCGATCGTTCCTGCGCGCCACCGAGGAGCCGCTCCAGGCGCAGTGCGCAGCGATGTTCGCGGCCTGGGAGCGCGAGCCCCAGCCACCGTTCGACCTCGCGTCCTACGTCGCCGCGCAGGTGGCGCTCACCGTCGGGGCCAGCGTCCGCCACATCGTCGACCCGGAGAGGATGGACGCCGACCGCTTCGCGCGCGCGGGCGCGGCGCTGACCACGGCGCTGACGCGCACGTCCGGGGACCCGCGCACGCTCGACGACCGCCTCGCAGAGATCAACTACTACCCGCTGCACGCCGCCCGGGCACGCTCGGGCACCCCCCGGCAGCAGGCCAGCCGCACCCGGCTGCTCGAGGCTGCCGCGATGCTCTTCGCCCGCGACGGCCACGAGGAGACGACGGTCCCCAAGATCGCCAAACAGGCCCGGGTGAGCACGTCGACGGCCTACGCCCTCTTCTCCAGCGTCGAGGACGTCGCGGTCGCGCTGCTCCAGCACCAGGCCGCGGACCACCTGGGCCCGAGCGGGGTGGCACCGTCCGACCCGCTCGCCGCACTCCTGCACGTGGTCCGGCGCGTCGCCGCGTTCTTCACTCCACGGGTGGGGTTCCTCGCCCCCTACGGCCAGCGCCTCCTCGTGGGCCGCGTCGCCAAGGACGACGCGATCGTCTCGGTCCTCACCGACGCCGTGTTCACCGCACAGGAGCAGGGGGTGGTCCGCGCGGACGTCGAGGTCGCCCGGGCGACGCTCGTGCTCGGCGGGGCGCTGGTCGGGGCGGTCCTGACGCGCCCGGCGCGCGGTGCCGACGGTGCGGTCGAGGAGTTCCGCGCGCTGCTGCTTCCCGGGCTGCTGTCGCCGCAGGGTCTCCGCGAGCTGCTCACAGCCTCCGACTGA
- a CDS encoding DUF488 domain-containing protein: MAPRIWTIGYEGLRLEELVAELQAAGVRRVLDVRFRPQSRRAGFSKTRLGATLQEAGIAYENRRTLGTPPDIRWLYRNRRVQEGAEQYRAHLRDTAGEELDALAAELDDGPATALLCFEAQPHECHRRQVTDALRERRPELVVIDL, translated from the coding sequence ATGGCCCCGCGCATCTGGACGATCGGCTACGAGGGACTGCGGCTGGAGGAGCTCGTCGCCGAGCTGCAGGCCGCCGGGGTGCGGCGCGTGCTCGACGTGCGGTTCCGGCCGCAGTCGCGCCGCGCCGGGTTCTCCAAGACGCGGCTCGGCGCGACCCTCCAGGAGGCGGGCATCGCCTACGAGAACCGGCGCACGCTGGGCACGCCCCCGGACATCCGCTGGCTCTACCGCAACCGGCGGGTACAGGAGGGCGCCGAGCAGTACCGCGCACACCTGCGCGACACGGCGGGAGAGGAGCTCGACGCGCTCGCCGCCGAGCTCGACGACGGCCCGGCCACCGCGCTGCTGTGCTTCGAGGCGCAGCCGCACGAGTGCCACCGCCGCCAGGTCACCGACGCGCTGCGCGAGCGCCGCCCCGAGCTCGTCGTGATCGACCTGTAG
- a CDS encoding SRPBCC family protein: MSIEISQDIDVDATPEEAAALVADLPRWPEWFALHKGWSGDEPTGPAGKGTTFKHRIRVMGVSGDVTWKVAESDPPRRFRLEGKGPSRSNMEVDFRIAPRAGGGSTLSFTAKIGGLALRPFEGQIKPWLMVRVDRTTDALQQLLAA, from the coding sequence GTGAGCATCGAGATCAGCCAGGACATCGACGTCGACGCGACGCCGGAGGAGGCGGCCGCCCTCGTCGCCGACCTGCCCCGGTGGCCCGAGTGGTTCGCGCTGCACAAGGGCTGGTCGGGCGACGAGCCCACGGGTCCGGCCGGCAAGGGCACGACCTTCAAGCACCGCATCCGCGTGATGGGCGTGAGCGGGGACGTCACCTGGAAGGTCGCGGAGTCCGACCCGCCGCGCCGCTTCCGGCTCGAGGGCAAGGGCCCGAGCCGGTCGAACATGGAGGTCGACTTCCGCATCGCCCCGCGCGCGGGCGGCGGCAGCACGCTGTCGTTCACCGCGAAGATCGGCGGTCTCGCGCTGCGCCCGTTCGAGGGCCAGATCAAGCCGTGGCTGATGGTCCGCGTCGACCGCACGACCGACGCGCTGCAGCAGCTGCTCGCCGCGTAG
- a CDS encoding LuxR C-terminal-related transcriptional regulator, whose protein sequence is MSEIRIVLADDHGVVRSGLRLLLEAEPEFAVLSEAADVDGMLRAVLGHKPDVLVLDLNMPGTTSSLDAIPGVGERSPGTRTVILTMQDDPEYARRALRAGACGYVLKEAADTELVEAVRSAAEGRTYLTPSLGARLATLPETPQGPPDDLSPREREVLRLIALGHTNPEIAQQLFLSVRTVETHRTHVQQKLGRSSRAELVRYALDHGLLTPD, encoded by the coding sequence GTGAGCGAGATCCGCATCGTCCTCGCCGACGACCACGGCGTCGTGCGCTCCGGTCTGCGCCTGCTGCTGGAGGCCGAGCCGGAGTTCGCCGTGCTCTCCGAGGCGGCGGACGTCGACGGGATGCTGCGCGCCGTCCTGGGCCACAAGCCCGACGTGCTCGTGCTCGACCTGAACATGCCGGGGACGACGTCCAGCCTCGACGCGATCCCGGGAGTGGGGGAGCGGTCCCCGGGGACGCGGACGGTGATCCTGACGATGCAGGACGACCCCGAGTACGCGCGCCGGGCGCTGCGCGCGGGCGCCTGCGGGTACGTGCTGAAGGAGGCGGCGGACACCGAGCTCGTCGAGGCGGTCCGCAGCGCGGCGGAGGGACGCACGTACCTGACCCCGAGCCTCGGGGCGCGCCTCGCGACGCTCCCCGAGACCCCGCAGGGTCCGCCGGACGACCTCTCCCCTCGAGAGCGCGAGGTGCTGCGGTTGATCGCCCTCGGGCACACGAACCCCGAGATCGCGCAGCAGCTCTTCCTGTCGGTCCGGACGGTCGAGACGCACCGGACCCACGTCCAGCAGAAGCTGGGCCGCAGCTCGAGGGCGGAGCTGGTCCGCTACGCCCTCGACCACGGCCTGCTGACGCCGGACTGA
- a CDS encoding BclA C-terminal domain-containing protein, which translates to MTTGSRLSLLVTLTATALAGAPAAQAQTPPAGIPADTITGCYHVKGNRYLRIIPAAESCQRGERRLQWRAKPEGVAGAKGDKGDRGEQGLQGVQGTTGAPGPTGATGATGAAGAPGTPGAPGPQGVPGPTGPTGATGTAGTTGPTGPTGPTGPAGTTLAVFGSAYQLATLADSTVVGGADVPFSNNSDLAGVTHTAGTTTFTVPNAGSYRLHADVSTTAGVGSALAFAVNGAVRAATVRTLLTATGQVSTSTILTLAAGDVVTLRNNSAVPFTMALAPSVGAAVVIEQLD; encoded by the coding sequence ATGACCACTGGTTCCAGGCTGTCGCTCCTCGTCACGCTCACCGCCACGGCGCTCGCGGGCGCCCCCGCCGCACAGGCACAGACCCCGCCCGCGGGCATCCCTGCGGACACCATCACCGGCTGCTACCACGTCAAGGGCAACCGCTACCTGCGGATCATCCCGGCGGCCGAGTCGTGCCAGCGAGGAGAGCGGCGGCTGCAGTGGCGCGCGAAGCCCGAGGGCGTCGCCGGCGCGAAGGGTGACAAGGGCGACCGGGGCGAGCAGGGCCTGCAGGGTGTCCAGGGCACGACCGGTGCGCCCGGCCCGACCGGCGCGACCGGGGCCACCGGCGCAGCAGGCGCCCCCGGCACCCCCGGGGCCCCCGGCCCGCAGGGCGTCCCCGGACCGACCGGCCCGACCGGCGCCACCGGCACGGCCGGCACCACGGGTCCGACCGGCCCGACGGGCCCGACCGGCCCGGCCGGCACGACGCTCGCCGTCTTCGGCTCGGCCTACCAGCTCGCGACGCTCGCGGACTCGACCGTCGTCGGCGGCGCGGACGTCCCGTTCAGCAACAACAGCGACCTCGCGGGCGTGACGCACACCGCCGGCACCACCACGTTCACGGTGCCGAACGCCGGCAGCTACCGGCTGCACGCCGACGTCAGCACCACCGCCGGGGTCGGGTCCGCGCTCGCGTTCGCGGTCAACGGCGCGGTCCGAGCAGCGACCGTCCGGACGCTGCTGACCGCCACCGGTCAGGTCTCGACCTCCACGATCCTCACGCTCGCGGCCGGGGACGTCGTCACGCTGCGCAACAACTCCGCGGTGCCGTTCACGATGGCGCTCGCGCCCAGCGTCGGGGCCGCCGTGGTCATCGAGCAGCTCGACTGA
- a CDS encoding FAD-dependent oxidoreductase, producing MSSAAPVPPIRVVVVGGGVAALEAVLALRALAADAVDLTLVAPEPVFELRALQTAAPFARGSADGIALRELLGELDGTFVRAAVVAVDADRRRVRCADGLEVPYDTLVLALGATAVPAFCAATTLGAGRRLLGELVADLHAGRARSVAFVVPRGATWPLPLYELALMTAEALTVRRPGTQLHLVTPELQPLSVFGPQGSVVVAELLRDAGITVHRGVAAEVRAGGIVDTGFDPVLRVDRVLALPALEGPRLDGVPATAQGFVPVSDHGVVDGLDGVYAVGDMTDRPVKQGGLACQQAEAAAAHIAWELGRLDVLPPLRQVLRGRLLTGRRDRFLERQGPRDVGSVGAEPLWWPPSKVAGRHLAPYLEGRGLVRLPLQAGPGAPGLDLEIPVLAPAPT from the coding sequence ATGTCCAGCGCAGCCCCCGTCCCGCCCATCCGCGTCGTGGTCGTCGGCGGCGGCGTCGCCGCGCTGGAGGCGGTGCTGGCCCTCCGCGCGCTCGCCGCGGACGCGGTCGACCTCACGCTCGTGGCCCCCGAGCCGGTGTTCGAGCTGCGCGCCCTGCAGACCGCTGCGCCGTTCGCTCGCGGCAGCGCGGACGGGATCGCCCTGCGCGAGCTGCTGGGCGAGCTCGACGGCACGTTCGTGCGGGCCGCGGTCGTCGCGGTCGACGCCGACCGGCGTCGCGTGCGCTGCGCCGACGGCCTGGAGGTCCCCTACGACACGCTCGTGCTCGCGCTCGGCGCCACCGCGGTCCCGGCGTTCTGCGCCGCGACGACGCTCGGCGCCGGGCGTCGCCTGCTCGGCGAGCTCGTCGCCGACCTGCACGCTGGCCGGGCGCGCTCGGTGGCCTTCGTCGTGCCGCGCGGGGCGACGTGGCCGCTGCCGCTCTACGAGCTGGCGCTGATGACCGCGGAGGCGCTGACCGTCCGGCGGCCCGGCACGCAGCTGCACCTCGTCACGCCCGAGCTGCAGCCGCTGTCGGTGTTCGGTCCCCAGGGATCGGTGGTGGTGGCCGAGCTCCTGCGCGACGCCGGGATCACCGTGCACCGGGGCGTCGCCGCGGAGGTCCGTGCGGGCGGCATCGTCGACACGGGGTTCGATCCCGTGCTGCGCGTCGACCGCGTGCTCGCGCTCCCCGCGCTCGAGGGCCCACGCCTGGACGGGGTGCCCGCGACCGCGCAGGGGTTCGTGCCCGTGAGCGACCACGGGGTGGTCGACGGCCTCGACGGCGTCTACGCCGTCGGCGACATGACGGACCGGCCGGTCAAGCAGGGCGGGCTCGCCTGCCAGCAGGCGGAGGCCGCCGCCGCGCACATCGCCTGGGAGCTCGGGCGCCTGGACGTCCTGCCGCCGTTGCGGCAGGTGCTCCGCGGGCGGCTGCTCACCGGACGGCGCGACCGGTTCCTCGAGCGCCAGGGTCCGCGCGACGTCGGCTCGGTGGGTGCCGAGCCGCTGTGGTGGCCGCCGAGCAAGGTCGCGGGGCGCCACCTGGCCCCGTACCTCGAGGGCCGCGGGCTCGTGCGGCTGCCGCTGCAGGCGGGGCCGGGAGCCCCCGGCCTGGACCTCGAGATCCCCGTGCTCGCGCCGGCGCCCACGTGA